The Paenibacillus spongiae nucleotide sequence CTCGAGAAACCGGCGTGTACCGCTTCCCTGCGACAGCAGCAGCAGCGGCGTGGATGCGATTTCCACGCCTGTCAGCGGCTTATCCGATAATGAGCGGTAAGCATCGCCTACAACAAAGGTATCTTGGATGGCGGACAATGGCTGAATCTCAAGCATGGGATCGTCGACCGGCATGGGGACGATGATGCAGTCCGTTAAGCCATCCTTCAACCGTTCGATCAGATCCGGCGTCTTGCCATGGGAGAGTCGGATCCGGACGTTTGGATACAAGGTGCGGTATTCGTCAAGCTGCCCGAGCAGCAGATGCTTCATGAGGGAATCGCTCGCTCCTATCCGCAGCTCTCCGGCAGCGAGACGCTTCAAGGCATCCATCCGCTGCTCACCCGCATCAAGCAGCGTCAACGACCGCTCCACATAACCGAGCAGCGCCTGGCCCTCCGCCGTCAGTTCGACGCCTTTGGATAACCGATGAAACAGCTTAAGGCCTAACTGGCCTTCTAATTGTTTGATCGCATAACTGACAGAGGGCTGCGTAATATACAGCTCCTGAGCCGCCTTGGTCAAATTGCCGGCCTTGGCCGTATGGAGAAAGATACGGTACCACTCCAAATTGAGCATGACATAGAACACCTCTATAGCATATAGCTGTAATTAGTATTTCTTTTATCGATATGATCCCCATTATAATTTATTTAGACACAGCCGTCCATGAGGATAATATAAGAGAGGATGATGATTCTATGACTGCTCAATCCGTTCAACAGCCGGATCACGAGGCTCGCTCTCCGTGGTCCCGTCATAACGACTGTCAGGAGGCCGTTCTATCTCCCGCTTCGAACCCTGTTCATGCCAAACTAACCGTCCCCGGGAGCAAAAGCCTGACGAACCGTGCGCTCATCATAGCCGCATTGGCTTCGGGTACCTCCGAATTGGCAGGTATTCTGAAGAGCGACGATTCGTATTGGTGCATCGACAGCTTACGCCGCCTCGGCATCTCGATTACGATGGACGGCGAACGCGCAATCGTCGAAGGGGGCGGCGGTGTTTGGCCTATCCGACATGGGGAGCTGTATGCCGGCGCAGCCGGCACTGTCGCCCGCTTCTTACCTGGAGCACTCGCTGCCGCAAGCGGGCACTGGACATTAAGAGGAAGCAAACGAATGAGTGAGCGGCCGATTGCGCCGCTTGTGGGTGCCCTGACCTCGCTCGGAGCCGATATCCGGTATGCGGAGAACGGACATCGGCTGCCGGTTTCCGTCGAAGGGAAAGGGCTTCGGGGCGGAACGATTGATATGCCAGGCGACCAATCGAGCCAATTCATCAGCGGCCTGCTGATCGCCGCCCCTTATGCGAAAGAACCCGTGACAGTTCATATTAACGGTCCGATCGTGCAGCATGATTATGTGGAGATGACTCTGGCAACCATGAGTCAGTTCGGGGCCGATGCCCAGATGGGCATCGATAAACAGACGATTTATGTCCACCCCCGCCGTTATGAGGCGCGGTCCTTTGCATTAGAACCCGATGTATCGACTTGCGGCTATTTCTGGGCGCTTGCCGCCCTCACGAACGGGTATATCCGTGTCGAAGGCCTTCCCGCCAATACCCGCCAGCCGGATATGCTGCTCTTGAAGGCGTTGGAACAAATGGGCTGTACAACTGCGGTGGAGAACAATGCCGTAGAAGTTCGGGGTACGGGGCAGCTTACGGGAGGGTTTACGGTGAGCATGAAAGAATGGTCCGACCAGACGTTGACGATGGCGGCATTGGCCGTGTTCGCCGACGGTCCGATTACGCTGACGGATGCCGCTCATATCCGCCATCATGAATGTGACCGTATTGAGGCAATCTGCTCCGAGCTCGCCAAGCTCGGCATTCGAACGGATGAGCATCCGGACGGCCTCACGGTATACCCCGGGGAGCCGCTCCCTGCTCTTCTCGATCCGCATGACGATCATCGAATGGCCATGGCGCTCTCCCTGATTGGAGCCAAGATTCCCGGCGTCCGGATTGCCGACCCCGGCTGCGTATCCAAGACATGCCCCGATTATTGGGAACGCTTGGACGCACTTGGAATCGGCGTGCAGCTGCGATAAGATCCCTGCTCGCAGCAACTCTTACGCGGTATTCGGCTGCTCTTCCTTCGAGGTGCGTCCGAATATCCGCTTGCGGGCGAACGTTAAGGCGATTATCGTCAGCAGAATCGATAGAATGCCGAAGAGGAGCAATGCGATTAAATCGATGCGAAGGGATTGATATTCCCCCGTCGATAGAATGGTCCGCAATCCCTGTACCGTATAGGTAATGGGCAGGAAGCTGTGAACCGCCTGCAACCCTTCCGGGATAAGTTCCACAGGAAAGGTGCCCTCCGTCGCGGTTAGCTGCAGCACGAGCAAGATGATTCCAATGAACCGTCCGACGTTATCCATGACAGTTACAAGCAGCTGAATAACCGCCATAAATACCAGGCTGATAAAGAGCGTGAACCAGCCGAAGTCGATCGTGTTCCGCGGCTCAATGCCTACAATACCGATTAAGACGATACACAGGATGATCACTTGAAACAGCGAGACGATCGCCAATATGACATATTTGGAGAGGAACCAGCTCCACCCCGATGGAGGCGGCGAAGCCGTTTCGCGCAGCGGAAACACCGTACTGAGCAGAAGTGCGCCTACATAGAGGCTGATCGAGATGAAGAAGGGCGCCATCCCGGTACCGTAGTTGGGGATGGTCGTGACCGGCTCCTCCTTGAGGCGGACGGGATTGGCCATCATCTCATATAGCGGTTGCGACGCATGGAGACTCTTCAAGTCTTCCGCGCCATCCGCAAGTGCTCTGCTGAGCTTGCTGCTGCCGTCCACAAGCTTTCTCTCACCTGCCGCCAGCTTGTCCAAGCCGCTAATTAACGTATCCCAGCCTAGTCGCAGTTGATGAACGCCGTTCTTCAGCGAAGCGGCGCCTTTACTCAACTCGGACGCCCCAGAAGACAGCTTCTTAAGATTGTCGTCGGCCTGCTTCACCCCGGCTTCCAGCTTACCGAAGCTGCCGGTCAAATCCGCCATGCCCTTATTCAGCTTATCCAAGCTGGCCGACAGCTTCTTAAGGCCGCCCGAAACTTGTTCTCCCGCTGCAGTCAGGGCTGCATAGGTTTTGTTCTCCGCAAGCTCCGGGGTCTCGCTGCCTAATTGTGCGATCAGCGCGTTCACTCCATCCGAGCCGGTAGAAATTTGCTTCAATCCTTGAGCGAGCTGATCGCCGCCGGCCCGGGCATCGGACAGCCCTTTGCCGAAGGCTGACATTCCAGCAGCCGCTTGCGAAACGCCTCCTTCCAGCTTGGCGGCTCCGCTCGCCAATTGCGCGGCGGCACGCTGAAGCGAAGCAGCCCCTTCATCCAACTGCTTCAGCGATGCTTGCCTGCCCTTCACCTCGCTCAGCAGCCTATCGGTACCTGAAGCAAGCTCCGTCATCCCCGTGTGGAGGTCTCCCGCTCCCTTGCTCGCCTCCTGCATGCCATCCTTCAATTGTTCCAAACTATTGAATATCGCTTCCGTATAGGTACGCGTTAGCTGCTCGGATAGCTGCCCGCGTATTTTCTCCACGCCGCTCTCGCCAATTTTGGCTACCGTATAATTCAGCCCTTCATTCGACTTCACGATGAGCTCAAGAGGTGTCGGCTGATTCTCGGTTAATGTTGTCGCCCGCTTGGAGAAGTCCTTCGGGATCATGATGCCGAAATAATAATTGTTGTTCAACAGCCCCCGGTCGGCTTCCTCCCGTCCGATAAAATGCCATTCGAACGAATGATCCTTCTTGAACTCTTCCACCAGATCATTGCCGATCGCAAAGGTTTCGCCCTTATAAGTTACAGGCTGGTCCTCGTTGACAACGGCGACAGGAATCTTCTCGATATGGGCATAAGGATCCCAGAACGCCCACAGGTACGTTCCGCCATATAGAGCCGGAACCAGCATGATTCCGAGCAGCGCAATAACAGTCTTAGGCGTGCGGATGACCTTGCCCCACTCCGAACCTAACCAGGATAAACCTTTCATCAT carries:
- a CDS encoding LysR family transcriptional regulator yields the protein MLNLEWYRIFLHTAKAGNLTKAAQELYITQPSVSYAIKQLEGQLGLKLFHRLSKGVELTAEGQALLGYVERSLTLLDAGEQRMDALKRLAAGELRIGASDSLMKHLLLGQLDEYRTLYPNVRIRLSHGKTPDLIERLKDGLTDCIIVPMPVDDPMLEIQPLSAIQDTFVVGDAYRSLSDKPLTGVEIASTPLLLLSQGSGTRRFLERWLAGQGVAVEADIELGSVDLLVEFARRGFGAAFVIRSFVASELEAGELFELRTAEPIPPRTIGIAVRRGMPLPLASSRFIDMLSPKQLMS
- the aroA gene encoding 3-phosphoshikimate 1-carboxyvinyltransferase translates to MTAQSVQQPDHEARSPWSRHNDCQEAVLSPASNPVHAKLTVPGSKSLTNRALIIAALASGTSELAGILKSDDSYWCIDSLRRLGISITMDGERAIVEGGGGVWPIRHGELYAGAAGTVARFLPGALAAASGHWTLRGSKRMSERPIAPLVGALTSLGADIRYAENGHRLPVSVEGKGLRGGTIDMPGDQSSQFISGLLIAAPYAKEPVTVHINGPIVQHDYVEMTLATMSQFGADAQMGIDKQTIYVHPRRYEARSFALEPDVSTCGYFWALAALTNGYIRVEGLPANTRQPDMLLLKALEQMGCTTAVENNAVEVRGTGQLTGGFTVSMKEWSDQTLTMAALAVFADGPITLTDAAHIRHHECDRIEAICSELAKLGIRTDEHPDGLTVYPGEPLPALLDPHDDHRMAMALSLIGAKIPGVRIADPGCVSKTCPDYWERLDALGIGVQLR
- a CDS encoding YhgE/Pip domain-containing protein produces the protein MMKGLSWLGSEWGKVIRTPKTVIALLGIMLVPALYGGTYLWAFWDPYAHIEKIPVAVVNEDQPVTYKGETFAIGNDLVEEFKKDHSFEWHFIGREEADRGLLNNNYYFGIMIPKDFSKRATTLTENQPTPLELIVKSNEGLNYTVAKIGESGVEKIRGQLSEQLTRTYTEAIFNSLEQLKDGMQEASKGAGDLHTGMTELASGTDRLLSEVKGRQASLKQLDEGAASLQRAAAQLASGAAKLEGGVSQAAAGMSAFGKGLSDARAGGDQLAQGLKQISTGSDGVNALIAQLGSETPELAENKTYAALTAAGEQVSGGLKKLSASLDKLNKGMADLTGSFGKLEAGVKQADDNLKKLSSGASELSKGAASLKNGVHQLRLGWDTLISGLDKLAAGERKLVDGSSKLSRALADGAEDLKSLHASQPLYEMMANPVRLKEEPVTTIPNYGTGMAPFFISISLYVGALLLSTVFPLRETASPPPSGWSWFLSKYVILAIVSLFQVIILCIVLIGIVGIEPRNTIDFGWFTLFISLVFMAVIQLLVTVMDNVGRFIGIILLVLQLTATEGTFPVELIPEGLQAVHSFLPITYTVQGLRTILSTGEYQSLRIDLIALLLFGILSILLTIIALTFARKRIFGRTSKEEQPNTA